One segment of Streptomyces bathyalis DNA contains the following:
- a CDS encoding MFS transporter — translation MIHSSHTGKSKTATPRGLRKVVAAATAGTAIEFYDFFLYGSAAATVFNTVFFPENSALVGALLALATYAVGFVARPLGGVLFGHFGDRLGRKRMLVVSLLMMGGSTVLIAAVPSYATIGVAAPLLLVLLRLTQGLALGGEWGGAVLLIAEHGDHRRRGFWTSWAQAGGPLGNLISTAVLWVMAALMSEEAFTAWGWRIPFALSALLIAVGFFLRRSIEESPLYHQAAEHHGPRRQEAQVHSPVALVLRHHRKPVLIAFFAGIGEKTTYYTFAIFGLTYLVETVGVPKAQVLNALTIGSVFWFLTIIVAGRLSDIIGRRITTLTGVALAAAWVPVGFTWASGGGSVAITALMTVGLIADGIIAGGTAAFFAELFPTHVRFSGASLGYQLATVVGGSVAPLLGVALLAATGSIAPVMVFVLAMLALAAAAMFAAGETKDLDLADIPTDAAAVPKTPSSGLAASQPTPTPTPEPPAQ, via the coding sequence ATGATCCATTCTTCCCACACGGGGAAGTCGAAGACCGCCACTCCTCGTGGCTTGCGCAAGGTGGTCGCTGCCGCGACAGCCGGCACGGCCATCGAGTTCTACGACTTCTTCCTGTACGGCTCGGCGGCCGCGACGGTCTTCAACACCGTGTTCTTCCCGGAGAACAGCGCACTGGTCGGCGCGCTGCTGGCGCTCGCCACGTACGCGGTCGGCTTCGTGGCTCGTCCGCTCGGCGGCGTGCTGTTCGGACACTTCGGCGACCGCCTCGGCCGCAAGCGGATGCTCGTTGTCAGCCTGCTGATGATGGGCGGCTCGACGGTACTCATCGCAGCGGTGCCCTCCTACGCCACTATCGGCGTCGCCGCACCACTCTTGCTGGTGCTGCTGCGGCTCACCCAGGGGCTTGCGCTGGGCGGTGAGTGGGGTGGCGCAGTGCTGCTCATCGCCGAGCACGGAGACCACAGACGCCGCGGCTTCTGGACGAGTTGGGCTCAGGCGGGGGGACCGCTCGGCAATCTGATCTCCACGGCGGTGCTGTGGGTCATGGCCGCGTTGATGTCCGAGGAGGCGTTCACGGCTTGGGGCTGGCGCATCCCCTTCGCCCTGTCGGCGCTGCTCATCGCCGTGGGTTTCTTCCTGCGCCGCAGCATCGAGGAGTCCCCCCTATACCACCAAGCCGCCGAGCACCACGGGCCCCGGCGCCAGGAGGCACAGGTCCACAGCCCCGTCGCCCTGGTGCTGCGGCACCACCGCAAGCCCGTGCTCATCGCGTTCTTCGCCGGTATCGGCGAGAAGACCACCTACTACACGTTCGCCATCTTCGGGCTCACCTACCTCGTGGAGACCGTCGGTGTCCCGAAGGCTCAGGTGCTCAACGCGCTGACCATCGGCTCGGTGTTCTGGTTCCTCACGATCATCGTCGCCGGGCGGCTCTCCGACATCATCGGACGGCGCATCACGACACTGACCGGTGTGGCACTGGCTGCCGCGTGGGTTCCCGTGGGGTTCACCTGGGCTTCCGGAGGTGGCTCGGTTGCCATCACGGCGTTGATGACCGTGGGTCTGATCGCCGACGGCATTATCGCCGGCGGCACCGCTGCCTTCTTTGCTGAACTCTTTCCCACGCACGTCCGCTTCAGCGGGGCGTCACTCGGCTACCAACTCGCCACGGTGGTCGGTGGTTCGGTCGCCCCACTGCTGGGCGTTGCCCTGCTCGCTGCCACTGGTTCCATTGCCCCGGTCATGGTTTTCGTCCTGGCGATGCTTGCACTGGCAGCGGCAGCCATGTTCGCGGCGGGCGAGACCAAAGACCTCGATCTGGCCGACATCCCCACGGACGCCGCGGCCGTACCGAAAACACCGTCCTCGGGCCTTGCCGCGTCTCAGCCGACGCCGACGCCGACGCCTGAACCTCCCGCCCAATGA
- a CDS encoding bifunctional 3-(3-hydroxy-phenyl)propionate/3-hydroxycinnamic acid hydroxylase, whose translation MSAPTEFRTQVAVVGAGPVGATVANYLGLYGVETLLVDRSTDIVDYPRAVGMDDECLRSFQGIGLADEMLADMLQNIPLKMFGADGRCFADIRPATKEFGWPRRNIFMQQLAERTLRKGLERYPHIRPLYGHELIRVEQDGTEVRLHLSGPDGEGALVRAAYVVAADGGRSTIRTQLNIPLVGETSPRKWVVIECDNDPLDAPYTGLHCDPRRPYVCLDLPYNYRRWEFMLFPGEDAEAMLRPERVRELLTGHVPDPAALNVIRARVYTHHSRVASRFVEGRICLVGDAAHLMPPWAGQGMNTGIRDATNVAWKLAAVVSGRAHPRILSTYDTERRAHAKAMVDLSDTLGRILSSTNPWVARPRDILFRGLRLAPAVRDWLVDMRFKPMPRYSERGIVLHRGQEAGKNCAVGRMLVQPKVETSAGLAVHLDDTLGTWFTLIGYGTDPLIHLDDESRAFWDRIGTRYVAVAESRSGRSQGERPTSATDSVVVEDLDGSLRDWFATQPGTMAVIRPDRYVAAVTEPLELASLSCEFERLLSPSRNPKAEDLPSSRSSLEPLGGAS comes from the coding sequence ATGAGCGCACCCACAGAGTTCCGCACGCAGGTGGCGGTCGTCGGCGCCGGACCGGTCGGAGCCACCGTCGCCAACTACCTCGGTCTGTACGGCGTGGAGACCCTGCTCGTCGACCGCAGCACGGACATCGTCGACTACCCGCGCGCGGTGGGCATGGACGACGAGTGCCTGCGCAGCTTTCAAGGCATAGGCCTCGCCGACGAGATGCTTGCCGACATGCTTCAGAACATCCCGCTGAAGATGTTCGGCGCGGACGGCCGCTGCTTCGCAGACATCCGGCCGGCCACGAAGGAGTTCGGCTGGCCAAGGCGCAACATCTTCATGCAACAGCTCGCCGAACGCACATTGCGCAAGGGTCTGGAGCGCTACCCGCACATACGACCGCTGTACGGACACGAACTCATCCGCGTGGAACAGGACGGCACCGAGGTGCGTCTGCACCTCAGCGGCCCTGACGGCGAAGGTGCCCTGGTCCGCGCTGCTTACGTGGTCGCGGCGGACGGTGGTCGCAGCACGATCCGTACCCAGCTGAACATCCCGCTGGTCGGCGAAACGAGCCCCCGTAAGTGGGTGGTGATCGAATGCGACAACGACCCGCTCGACGCCCCGTACACCGGCCTGCACTGCGATCCGAGAAGGCCGTATGTCTGCCTGGATCTTCCGTACAACTACCGCCGCTGGGAGTTCATGCTGTTCCCCGGCGAGGATGCCGAAGCGATGCTGCGGCCCGAGAGGGTCCGTGAACTGCTCACGGGACACGTACCGGATCCGGCGGCCCTCAACGTCATCCGAGCTCGCGTCTACACTCATCACTCCCGGGTGGCGAGCCGTTTCGTCGAGGGGCGGATCTGTCTCGTCGGTGACGCCGCCCACTTGATGCCGCCGTGGGCGGGCCAGGGCATGAACACCGGCATCCGCGACGCCACCAACGTGGCCTGGAAACTGGCGGCAGTGGTCAGCGGCCGGGCTCACCCGCGCATCCTTTCGACATATGACACCGAACGCCGCGCGCACGCCAAGGCGATGGTGGACCTCTCGGACACCCTCGGCAGGATCCTCTCCTCGACCAACCCCTGGGTCGCCCGCCCCCGCGACATCCTCTTCCGCGGCCTCCGCCTGGCCCCGGCGGTACGCGACTGGCTCGTGGACATGCGGTTCAAGCCGATGCCCCGCTACTCGGAGCGCGGCATCGTGCTGCACCGAGGACAAGAGGCCGGGAAGAACTGCGCCGTGGGCCGGATGCTCGTCCAGCCGAAGGTCGAAACGTCCGCAGGTCTGGCCGTCCATCTCGACGACACGCTCGGAACCTGGTTCACCCTCATCGGATACGGCACCGACCCGCTGATCCACCTCGACGACGAGTCCCGTGCCTTCTGGGACCGCATCGGTACCCGCTATGTCGCCGTGGCCGAATCCCGCTCGGGCCGCTCGCAGGGCGAACGCCCCACCTCCGCCACCGACTCGGTCGTGGTGGAGGACCTCGACGGCTCCCTGCGCGACTGGTTCGCGACCCAGCCCGGCACGATGGCCGTGATCCGCCCCGACCGCTACGTCGCAGCGGTGACCGAACCCCTCGAACTCGCGTCGTTGAGCTGCGAGTTCGAGCGTCTGCTCTCCCCGAGTCGGAACCCGAAGGCCGAGGACCTGCCCTCATCGCGGTCGTCCCTCGAACCCCTGGGAGGTGCGTCGTGA
- a CDS encoding thiamine pyrophosphate-binding protein, which translates to MITTAEDSNNTHPPSSHDEPMSGGRALAEMLRINGAGPIFGMAGFQLLPYYEGVRRLGMEHHLVNDERVGAFAADAYARLTGRPGICDGTLGPGTTNLVTALVESLNAGVPVIALTGNTHRGHSWKNMTQEARQVEILRPAVKELIRVEAVERIPELVRRAFSVATSGRPGPVVLDIPEDVAHAEHTFAAGEFFADAATARVPARRPRPDASEVERAAALLARSRRPLILAGGGVHLSEAHDALLHLAEAAGIPVAHTLSGKGAIPCTHDLSAGLFGRYSRYANELIESSDCLLVVGCKLGEIATKRYTLPRPGTPLIHLDIVAEEIGRWAPTRVGLWGDARAGLSDLATALESATPTDDRSAYRDEVRERRSAWEAEARARYESDEVPINMGRLVGELNEAMPEDGILLADGGFASHWAGLLYDTKRAGRGFVADRGFASIGYGLPGALGTALAVRTDDGSAPPVVSITGDSGLNMTIGDLETARRAGTAFTLVVVNNAASGYIKALQHAVYGEGSYQSASLIETNYAELARNFGCHGHRVEHPDDLAPALKQAMATHDAPTVVDVVVTRDPGQMLPGVDNRTLQVRPGDRPV; encoded by the coding sequence ATGATCACGACAGCTGAGGACAGCAACAACACACACCCACCGTCCTCACACGACGAGCCCATGTCCGGTGGGCGAGCGTTGGCGGAGATGCTCCGGATCAACGGCGCCGGCCCCATATTCGGCATGGCCGGTTTCCAGCTGCTCCCCTACTACGAAGGCGTTCGCCGCCTGGGCATGGAACACCACCTGGTCAATGACGAACGGGTCGGGGCGTTCGCGGCCGACGCCTACGCACGGCTGACGGGTCGGCCGGGCATCTGCGACGGCACTCTCGGACCCGGGACCACCAACCTCGTGACCGCACTGGTGGAGTCGCTCAACGCGGGCGTCCCGGTGATCGCGCTGACAGGCAACACCCACCGGGGTCACTCATGGAAGAACATGACGCAAGAGGCCCGCCAAGTGGAGATCCTGCGGCCAGCCGTGAAGGAACTGATCCGCGTCGAGGCCGTCGAGCGCATCCCCGAGCTGGTCCGCAGGGCCTTCTCCGTCGCGACATCCGGACGACCCGGCCCCGTGGTGCTCGACATCCCGGAAGACGTCGCGCACGCCGAGCACACATTCGCCGCGGGCGAGTTCTTCGCCGACGCCGCCACCGCCCGCGTACCAGCCCGTCGCCCCCGGCCCGACGCGTCCGAAGTGGAACGCGCGGCAGCGCTCCTGGCACGCTCCCGCCGCCCCCTCATCCTGGCCGGTGGCGGCGTGCACCTGTCGGAAGCGCATGACGCTCTTCTCCACCTCGCCGAAGCAGCGGGCATCCCGGTGGCACACACGCTGAGCGGCAAGGGCGCGATTCCGTGCACGCATGACCTGTCGGCGGGTCTGTTCGGACGGTACAGCCGGTACGCCAACGAGCTCATAGAGTCCTCCGACTGCCTGCTGGTGGTCGGATGCAAACTCGGGGAGATCGCCACAAAGCGCTACACCTTGCCCCGCCCGGGCACGCCCCTCATCCACCTCGACATCGTCGCCGAGGAGATCGGACGCTGGGCGCCCACTCGGGTCGGACTCTGGGGGGACGCGCGTGCCGGACTGTCGGACCTCGCCACCGCACTCGAATCCGCCACGCCCACAGACGACCGGTCGGCCTACCGGGACGAAGTGCGCGAACGCCGATCGGCGTGGGAAGCGGAGGCGCGCGCTCGGTACGAGAGCGACGAGGTCCCGATCAACATGGGCCGGCTCGTCGGCGAACTCAACGAGGCGATGCCGGAAGACGGGATACTCCTCGCTGACGGCGGTTTCGCCAGTCACTGGGCCGGACTCCTGTACGACACCAAGCGGGCAGGACGAGGATTCGTAGCCGACCGCGGCTTCGCCTCGATCGGCTACGGCCTGCCAGGCGCTCTCGGCACCGCCCTGGCCGTCCGGACCGACGATGGCAGCGCTCCCCCGGTGGTGAGCATCACTGGCGACAGCGGCCTCAACATGACCATCGGAGACCTGGAAACCGCCCGCCGCGCGGGCACCGCCTTCACCCTCGTGGTCGTCAACAACGCCGCGTCCGGCTACATCAAGGCACTCCAGCACGCCGTGTACGGCGAGGGCAGCTACCAGTCCGCAAGCCTGATCGAGACGAACTACGCGGAACTGGCGAGGAACTTCGGCTGCCACGGACACCGGGTCGAGCACCCGGACGACCTCGCACCGGCCCTCAAGCAGGCAATGGCGACACACGACGCACCAACGGTCGTCGACGTCGTCGTGACGCGCGACCCCGGCCAGATGCTGCCCGGCGTGGACAACCGCACGCTCCAGGTGCGGCCAGGAGACCGGCCGGTCTGA
- a CDS encoding IclR family transcriptional regulator, with translation MESVQSVERAMAILASLSRADRDGRRLIDIAADTDLRKATAHRILNTMAQDGLVEQDEVTGRFHLGFGLFALGFTAVNRYGLIDLANDSILRLTTESEDTVYLSVRNATEAICVDRATGAFPIKTLTLRVGDRRPLGVGAGSLALLAWLPDEEIERIIEENSSRLESYTSFDADTLLQLVSDSRSREYTFNDQMLIPGMRAIGVPVVGKDGRAVAALSIAAIASRMDTKRRSRLAQLLSAEAGKVAERLDEATDGLTEASIRRLLPDLT, from the coding sequence ATGGAGTCAGTCCAGAGTGTTGAGCGTGCGATGGCGATTCTCGCCTCCCTGTCCCGCGCCGACCGCGACGGCCGAAGGCTGATTGACATTGCCGCAGACACCGACCTGCGAAAGGCGACAGCGCACCGAATTCTCAACACAATGGCGCAGGACGGGCTCGTGGAGCAGGACGAAGTCACCGGGCGTTTCCATCTGGGATTCGGACTCTTCGCACTGGGCTTCACCGCGGTAAATCGATATGGACTCATCGACCTTGCCAACGACTCGATACTGCGGTTGACGACGGAGTCAGAAGACACGGTATATCTGTCCGTGCGCAATGCGACTGAGGCGATCTGTGTGGACCGGGCCACCGGCGCATTCCCGATCAAGACGCTCACCCTCCGAGTCGGCGACCGTCGCCCACTCGGCGTCGGCGCAGGTAGCCTCGCACTGCTCGCCTGGCTACCGGACGAGGAAATAGAGCGCATCATCGAAGAGAACTCTTCCCGACTGGAGAGTTACACGAGCTTTGACGCCGATACCCTGCTGCAACTGGTCAGTGATAGCAGAAGCCGCGAGTACACCTTCAACGACCAAATGCTGATCCCGGGCATGCGCGCAATCGGCGTCCCCGTTGTCGGCAAGGACGGCAGAGCCGTCGCGGCGCTGAGCATTGCAGCCATAGCGTCGCGCATGGACACCAAGCGGCGTTCACGGCTGGCTCAACTGCTGAGCGCAGAGGCCGGAAAGGTGGCAGAACGCCTTGATGAGGCCACAGACGGCCTGACCGAGGCTAGTATTCGTCGGTTGCTTCCCGATCTCACGTAA
- a CDS encoding carboxymuconolactone decarboxylase family protein, producing the protein MPTNPAARQSPQDYVDAMARDRGYVLDYHKVMAEHDFDVLQATNQLVHAAYLAPRSLAPATKELLFILSLTVMRAAKGHIQSHIRVALDLGLTPQEILEAIEIALPEAGIVAFQTGLDAWREAVGASGIEPTAEVHQSGSGTD; encoded by the coding sequence ATGCCCACGAACCCCGCGGCACGGCAGAGCCCACAGGACTACGTCGACGCCATGGCCCGCGATCGCGGATACGTCCTCGATTACCACAAGGTCATGGCCGAGCATGACTTCGACGTGCTGCAAGCCACGAACCAGCTCGTGCACGCCGCCTACCTCGCACCGCGCAGTCTGGCTCCCGCCACGAAGGAACTGCTCTTCATTCTGAGCCTGACCGTGATGCGCGCGGCCAAGGGCCACATCCAGAGCCACATCAGAGTGGCCCTCGACCTCGGCCTCACCCCTCAGGAGATCCTTGAAGCGATCGAGATCGCCCTGCCCGAAGCGGGCATCGTGGCATTCCAGACCGGCCTGGACGCCTGGCGGGAAGCGGTCGGCGCGAGCGGCATCGAACCCACGGCGGAGGTTCATCAGAGCGGTTCCGGAACGGACTGA
- a CDS encoding alpha/beta fold hydrolase has protein sequence MYDRFTTLNGLRAHYVEWGEPNRPAILMLHGLRSYARTFEPLAIRLSDRYRIVALDARGRGESQWDPRGEYYTPAYVADLEQFADHLDLDRFILLGHSMGGATAYVYAARHPERVIATVIEDIGPGSSLSGAGAERIKREIAGTPAEFPSLDAARAYWRRIRPGITADALESRMRHTLRQGTCGRWFWKFDLAGIAAARLDTDPARQIDLWPSVEALRCPTLVVRGGDSDFLPAATAAEMTVRNPLVNTVEIPGAGHYVHDDAPDAFHHQLEQFLTSLEAAP, from the coding sequence ATGTATGACCGCTTCACCACTCTGAACGGGCTGCGCGCCCACTACGTCGAATGGGGTGAGCCGAACCGGCCTGCCATCCTCATGCTGCACGGCCTGCGCAGTTACGCCCGCACGTTCGAACCGCTCGCCATCCGGCTCTCGGACCGCTACCGCATCGTCGCCCTGGACGCGCGGGGCCGGGGCGAGAGCCAATGGGACCCCAGGGGCGAGTACTACACGCCCGCCTACGTCGCCGATCTCGAACAGTTCGCCGATCACCTCGACCTCGACCGCTTCATCCTGTTGGGCCACTCCATGGGCGGCGCCACCGCATACGTCTACGCCGCCCGCCACCCCGAGCGTGTCATCGCGACCGTCATCGAGGACATCGGTCCCGGTTCGTCGCTCAGCGGGGCCGGAGCCGAGCGCATCAAACGCGAAATCGCCGGGACACCCGCCGAGTTCCCTTCGCTGGATGCCGCCCGCGCGTACTGGCGTCGTATCCGGCCCGGAATCACCGCCGACGCTCTGGAATCCCGGATGAGGCACACGCTGCGGCAGGGCACATGCGGACGCTGGTTCTGGAAGTTCGACCTCGCCGGTATAGCGGCGGCCCGCCTCGACACCGACCCAGCCCGCCAGATCGACCTCTGGCCCAGCGTGGAGGCGCTGCGCTGCCCGACGTTGGTCGTCCGCGGTGGTGATTCCGACTTCCTTCCCGCGGCGACGGCAGCGGAGATGACCGTACGCAACCCGCTCGTGAACACCGTGGAGATCCCCGGCGCCGGCCACTACGTCCACGACGACGCGCCAGACGCCTTTCACCACCAGCTCGAACAGTTCCTGACCAGCCTGGAGGCCGCTCCATGA
- a CDS encoding NIPSNAP family protein produces MIVEEREYLVRPGAVPEYARLWADLGREPQTRILGNLLGFYTTEIGDLNTLVYLWGYDSHEDRATRRAELAADPDFAAFRKRVRGLLIRQTNRILTPATPL; encoded by the coding sequence GTGATCGTGGAAGAGCGCGAGTACCTGGTCAGGCCAGGTGCTGTGCCGGAGTACGCCCGTCTGTGGGCCGACCTGGGCCGGGAGCCCCAGACCCGCATCCTCGGGAATCTGCTCGGCTTCTACACCACGGAGATCGGCGACTTGAACACCCTCGTCTACCTCTGGGGTTACGACAGCCACGAAGACCGTGCAACGCGGCGTGCGGAGCTGGCCGCCGATCCCGACTTCGCCGCCTTCCGCAAACGGGTCAGAGGCCTGCTGATTCGCCAGACCAACCGCATTCTCACACCGGCCACTCCGCTCTGA
- a CDS encoding MFS transporter gives MTVEYTATTPTEDPDLERRAFRRLGIRLFPLLVLTLFVNFMDRANLGVVASPMSDDLNLSGSAFGLAAGLFYLGYLLCEVPSNVALNKFGARIWIARIMITWGILTICLMFVAGPVSLNILRFLLGAAEAGLFPGIILYLTYWCPGRLFARAYSTFQVAVPVGLALTSLITSAILLMHDVLGMAGWRWVFLIEGLPAVLLGILVFVVLPNGPKDAKWLRQDEREYLLKHAQAARPDDAHRRGALAEVMRSRLTWVHAGLYFCMIIGFWTITYWLPTVVQEHFEVDAVSSGLISAVPWAFTAVAMVAVGISSTRTNDVRWHMIGCLVVGGLALLGSTLVDSPILALVLLCLAAAGTQAASPLFWARTSAVFAGALAAVAIAFINSLGNISGLVGPYVLGLLTDLTGDTRLGLVVMSCFILVAALLTSVIIRSPAASGKDL, from the coding sequence ATGACAGTCGAGTACACGGCGACAACGCCCACGGAGGACCCTGACCTCGAGCGACGGGCCTTCAGGAGGCTGGGGATACGCCTCTTCCCCTTGCTCGTTCTGACCCTGTTCGTGAACTTCATGGACCGGGCGAACCTGGGGGTCGTGGCATCACCAATGTCGGACGACCTCAATCTGAGCGGCAGCGCGTTCGGCCTCGCGGCCGGCCTGTTCTACCTCGGATACCTGCTCTGCGAAGTGCCCAGCAACGTGGCGCTGAACAAGTTCGGGGCCCGCATCTGGATCGCAAGGATCATGATCACCTGGGGGATCTTGACCATCTGCCTGATGTTCGTGGCAGGCCCGGTCTCCCTCAATATCCTCAGGTTCCTGCTCGGCGCCGCTGAGGCCGGTCTGTTCCCCGGAATCATCCTGTATCTGACGTACTGGTGTCCCGGCCGCCTCTTCGCCCGCGCGTACTCGACCTTCCAGGTCGCTGTGCCAGTGGGTCTGGCGCTCACCAGCCTGATCACCTCCGCGATCCTGCTCATGCACGATGTCCTGGGGATGGCGGGCTGGAGGTGGGTCTTCCTCATCGAGGGCCTGCCGGCGGTGCTGCTCGGGATCCTCGTGTTCGTGGTCCTGCCGAACGGCCCGAAGGACGCGAAGTGGCTCCGGCAGGACGAGCGGGAGTACCTGCTCAAGCACGCCCAGGCGGCGCGGCCGGACGACGCCCACCGGCGCGGTGCGCTCGCCGAGGTCATGCGCTCCAGGCTGACGTGGGTACACGCGGGGCTCTACTTCTGCATGATCATCGGGTTCTGGACGATCACATATTGGCTTCCTACGGTCGTCCAGGAGCACTTCGAGGTCGACGCCGTCAGCTCAGGCCTCATCTCAGCGGTGCCGTGGGCGTTCACCGCCGTCGCCATGGTGGCGGTTGGCATCTCCTCGACGCGCACCAATGACGTCCGGTGGCACATGATCGGCTGCCTGGTCGTCGGCGGCCTGGCGCTGCTCGGCAGCACGCTCGTGGACTCGCCGATACTCGCCCTGGTCCTGCTGTGCCTGGCGGCGGCCGGCACCCAAGCGGCCAGTCCCCTGTTCTGGGCGCGAACCTCCGCTGTCTTCGCGGGCGCCCTCGCCGCCGTGGCCATCGCGTTCATCAACTCACTGGGCAACATCAGCGGCCTGGTCGGCCCCTACGTGCTGGGCCTTCTGACCGACCTCACCGGCGACACCCGGCTCGGACTCGTGGTGATGAGCTGCTTCATTCTCGTAGCGGCACTGCTGACGTCCGTGATCATCCGCAGCCCGGCAGCCTCGGGGAAGGACCTGTGA